One stretch of Halobacillus litoralis DNA includes these proteins:
- a CDS encoding NAD(P)/FAD-dependent oxidoreductase has translation MNAHYDVIIVGARVAGASLAILLGEMGKKVLLVDKASFPSNTLSTHFMSHTGFLEKLGVLKQLEESGLRKVTRMRTYIGSSFVEGPRTSYTIIPRRDKLDSMLIDRAVTFPSVHFKPDTAARELIWEEEKVVGVSLIEKGSPQDFYADLIVGADGKNSNIAHWTGAEKYEETKPLRPVVYGYFEGVEPLPEPATEIFLHEGRIGFVFPMEPNRDCLGIEIHPEEFKSMMKNPEESFKQTFDQMYGMKERMKGAKLQGKIIGTPGMPNFFRTAYGDGWALIGDAGHSKDPSTGLGINDAFMQSFLLADACLKIDEGVTVDEAMEEFARKRDEQLFPGFQMTLHYIQSLRKWTDNELALFQSMAANPMVWNKLVPNLSRHLENDAADFPLLHTAMQMEAEQFGFKKES, from the coding sequence ATGAATGCTCATTATGATGTCATTATCGTCGGTGCACGTGTAGCCGGCGCAAGTTTAGCTATATTGTTAGGAGAAATGGGGAAGAAGGTCCTCCTTGTTGATAAAGCCAGTTTTCCAAGTAATACATTATCCACTCATTTTATGTCCCACACAGGATTCTTAGAAAAATTAGGCGTGCTTAAGCAACTCGAAGAGTCGGGTTTGAGAAAAGTAACGAGAATGAGGACCTATATTGGGAGCAGTTTCGTAGAAGGACCAAGGACGTCCTATACCATCATTCCAAGAAGAGACAAGCTCGACTCCATGCTGATTGATCGAGCGGTCACTTTCCCATCCGTCCATTTCAAACCCGATACCGCGGCACGAGAATTGATCTGGGAAGAGGAGAAGGTCGTTGGCGTCAGTCTAATAGAAAAAGGGAGCCCACAAGATTTCTATGCTGATTTGATCGTTGGGGCTGATGGGAAAAACTCGAACATTGCTCATTGGACAGGTGCAGAGAAGTATGAAGAAACCAAGCCTTTGCGCCCGGTCGTCTACGGGTATTTTGAGGGGGTAGAGCCTTTACCGGAACCTGCTACAGAGATCTTTCTTCATGAAGGTCGAATTGGCTTTGTTTTTCCAATGGAGCCCAACCGAGACTGCCTGGGCATAGAAATCCATCCAGAAGAATTCAAATCGATGATGAAAAACCCGGAAGAATCGTTTAAACAAACGTTTGATCAAATGTACGGAATGAAGGAAAGAATGAAAGGTGCCAAGCTTCAAGGGAAGATCATTGGAACACCAGGCATGCCGAACTTTTTCCGAACGGCGTATGGTGATGGCTGGGCATTGATCGGAGATGCTGGCCACAGCAAAGACCCGAGTACAGGGTTAGGGATCAATGATGCATTTATGCAGTCATTCTTATTGGCCGATGCCTGCTTGAAGATCGATGAAGGAGTAACGGTGGATGAAGCAATGGAGGAGTTCGCAAGGAAGAGGGACGAGCAGCTTTTCCCTGGTTTCCAAATGACCCTTCATTACATCCAGTCCTTAAGAAAATGGACAGATAATGAATTGGCTTTGTTTCAATCGATGGCAGCAAATCCAATGGTATGGAACAAACTGGTCCCCAATTTATCCCGTCATTTAGAAAATGATGCTGCAGATTTTCCTCTTCTTCATACAGCGATGCAAATGGAAGCAGAACAGTTCGGATTTAAAAAGGAATCCTAG
- the metX gene encoding homoserine O-acetyltransferase MetX translates to MSLQNPTSHPRTNQSISIGAFTFESGEKLSNVELAYERYGPTNAPVILVCHALTGNQLAVGSRDERGWWAGLIGEDCPIDTNRYQVITFNVLGGCHGSTGPASMNPDTGEPYRQTFPTVTIRDMVHAQYKALHRLDITHVHAIAGGSLGGMQTYEWGLLYPDFMKKLFILAATPYLSDYGIAFNHIGARAIKSDPHFRNGDYHSNEDLKGFEIARMTGMVTYRSSTLFEKRFDRSYHADTSYEIQSYLDYQGDKIKERFDANSYLYLLEAMNNHDIGRGRNGWAQAAKQYKAEVHTFSFEHDLLYPEALIHPFSISCNKGKHHHISTDYGHDGFLVEFDRWGKWVEEQLK, encoded by the coding sequence ATGTCATTACAAAACCCCACCAGCCACCCAAGAACCAATCAATCGATATCGATCGGCGCTTTCACCTTCGAGTCTGGTGAGAAACTTTCGAATGTCGAACTTGCCTACGAAAGATACGGGCCGACAAATGCTCCCGTCATCCTCGTATGCCACGCATTAACGGGCAACCAGCTCGCCGTCGGTTCAAGGGATGAACGTGGCTGGTGGGCCGGTTTAATCGGTGAAGATTGTCCCATCGACACCAATCGCTATCAAGTGATCACCTTCAATGTTCTTGGTGGATGTCACGGATCTACAGGGCCTGCGAGCATGAATCCAGACACAGGCGAACCATACCGTCAAACCTTTCCGACAGTTACCATTCGGGACATGGTCCACGCTCAATATAAAGCTTTACATCGCTTAGACATCACTCATGTCCATGCGATAGCAGGCGGATCGCTTGGAGGTATGCAGACGTACGAATGGGGTCTGCTTTACCCTGATTTTATGAAAAAACTATTCATTCTCGCAGCGACTCCTTATTTAAGTGATTACGGCATCGCTTTTAATCATATCGGTGCTCGTGCCATCAAGAGTGACCCCCACTTCCGAAATGGAGACTATCATTCCAATGAAGATCTAAAGGGATTCGAAATTGCCCGGATGACAGGGATGGTCACGTACAGAAGCAGTACCTTATTTGAAAAAAGGTTCGACCGGTCCTATCACGCCGATACCTCTTATGAAATCCAATCTTATTTGGATTATCAAGGCGATAAGATCAAAGAACGCTTTGATGCCAACAGCTATCTTTATCTTCTAGAGGCGATGAACAACCATGACATCGGACGAGGAAGAAATGGGTGGGCACAAGCAGCTAAGCAATACAAAGCAGAGGTTCATACCTTCAGCTTTGAACACGACCTTCTTTATCCGGAAGCCTTGATCCACCCCTTCTCTATCTCCTGCAATAAAGGGAAGCACCATCACATATCCACCGACTATGGTCATGATGGATTTCTCGTAGAGTTCGACCGTTGGGGCAAATGGGTGGAAGAACAATTAAAATAA
- a CDS encoding TetR/AcrR family transcriptional regulator, producing MEQKSIYIIEQSIKLFAKKGFSSTSVQEIASACGISKGAFYLHFKSKDALLLDIFNYYYQRIQTRIDEIQKLDADDRTKFKKQLQVTFEELADHREFIIMQIREQAIPFNENIEQFLTQMRVNSYLFYKTHLQNIYQERVSETGWEVSLILQGMFKGYMDLIIIEGADLDLEALTEAMLRRTDYIVEGFEKSGDQPVITEGTMRQLLPATFYGKEKERLLSSLEELANEGDQEIKDTVHVLTEEMKKEQPRSAILKGMMANLEGSSLYTETIASIKKYYQL from the coding sequence ATGGAACAAAAATCAATATATATTATCGAACAGTCCATCAAACTGTTTGCCAAAAAAGGATTCAGCTCTACTTCCGTTCAGGAAATCGCAAGTGCATGCGGAATATCCAAAGGAGCATTCTATCTCCATTTCAAATCGAAAGATGCTTTGCTGCTCGACATTTTCAATTATTATTATCAACGGATTCAGACGCGCATTGACGAAATTCAAAAGCTCGATGCTGATGATCGTACTAAGTTTAAGAAACAATTGCAGGTCACATTCGAAGAACTAGCCGATCACCGTGAATTCATCATTATGCAAATCCGTGAACAAGCCATTCCCTTTAATGAAAACATTGAACAATTCCTCACTCAGATGCGTGTGAACTCCTATCTTTTCTACAAAACCCACTTGCAAAACATCTATCAGGAGCGGGTGAGTGAAACCGGATGGGAGGTCAGCCTGATCCTGCAGGGAATGTTCAAAGGGTATATGGATCTAATCATTATTGAAGGGGCTGATTTAGACCTCGAGGCCCTAACGGAAGCGATGTTACGCAGAACAGACTACATTGTCGAAGGTTTTGAAAAGAGTGGTGACCAACCAGTCATAACGGAAGGAACCATGCGCCAGCTCTTACCTGCTACCTTCTATGGAAAAGAAAAAGAGCGATTGCTATCTAGTTTAGAGGAACTAGCCAACGAAGGAGACCAGGAGATTAAAGATACGGTGCATGTCCTGACTGAAGAGATGAAGAAGGAACAGCCTCGATCTGCCATTTTAAAGGGAATGATGGCAAACCTCGAAGGTTCCTCACTTTACACCGAAACGATCGCCAGCATCAAAAAATACTATCAATTATAA
- the kynA gene encoding tryptophan 2,3-dioxygenase, protein MTNHKNDGNENIHTDFSSRMTYGEYLNLNELLSAQNRLSSHHDEMLFIIIHQVSELWMKLTLHELQAAIEAIREDQMQAAFKMLARVSSIQKQIIQAWDVLSTLTPSEYMEFRDHLGQASGFQSYQYRMIEFALGYKTPHVLKIYAKDPDLHHRLDGAYRAPSLYDAAIEKLSDSGFPISEKLLDRDYTQLYEKDSSVEVAWTNVYKDVEQYWDLYQLGEKLVDIEDSLQQWRFRHMKTVERIIGHKKGTGGSSGVGYLKKVLDHRFFPELWDVRTNI, encoded by the coding sequence GTGACAAATCATAAAAATGATGGAAACGAGAACATTCATACTGATTTTTCAAGCCGGATGACCTATGGTGAATACTTGAATTTGAATGAACTGCTATCTGCCCAAAATCGGCTATCCTCCCATCATGATGAGATGCTCTTTATTATCATTCATCAAGTCAGTGAACTATGGATGAAGTTGACGTTACATGAACTTCAAGCAGCTATAGAAGCCATCAGGGAAGACCAAATGCAGGCGGCTTTTAAGATGCTGGCACGCGTATCCAGCATTCAGAAACAGATTATTCAAGCGTGGGATGTACTTTCGACATTGACCCCGTCAGAATATATGGAGTTCCGTGATCATCTTGGACAGGCTTCCGGATTCCAATCCTATCAGTACAGAATGATTGAATTTGCACTGGGGTATAAAACCCCTCACGTATTAAAGATCTACGCAAAAGATCCTGATCTGCATCATCGACTTGATGGGGCTTATCGTGCACCAAGCCTTTACGATGCTGCCATTGAGAAGTTATCGGATTCTGGTTTTCCGATTTCAGAGAAATTGTTGGACCGCGATTACACACAGCTTTATGAAAAGGACTCGAGCGTAGAAGTTGCCTGGACGAATGTCTATAAAGATGTGGAGCAATATTGGGACTTGTACCAATTAGGGGAGAAGCTTGTTGACATTGAAGACAGTCTCCAGCAATGGCGTTTCCGTCATATGAAAACCGTCGAACGGATCATCGGTCACAAAAAAGGCACGGGCGGATCTTCGGGTGTCGGCTACTTAAAGAAAGTCCTCGACCACCGCTTCTTTCCCGAACTATGGGACGTCCGCACCAACATCTAG
- a CDS encoding O-acetylhomoserine aminocarboxypropyltransferase/cysteine synthase family protein → MSTPFHTFGPETNLLHGGQEPDPATGSRAVPIYQTTSYVFNDTEHAQNLFSLAEPGNIYSRIGNPTVDVFEQRLALLEDGAAAVATASGMSAITMAILNVAKAGDDIVTSTNLYGGTYNLFVHTLPRYGINVHFVEEDDPESFAKAITPHTKAIFAETIGNPSLNVLDIEAIADVAHDHHIPLIIDNTFATPYVCRPIDWGADIVVHSATKWIGGHGTAIGGVVVDSGRFNWNHEKFPGFTEPDESYNGIRFGIDVGPAAFAIKLRVQLLRDIGACLSPQNAFLLLQGLETLHLRVKTHADQALEIAEYLNHHEGVEWVNYPGLKDHPTYSLAKKYFHYGHGSIVVFGIKGGREAGRKLIDQSTIWSHVANVGDAKSLIIHPASTTHQQLSDENLSKSGVTEELVRLSVGLESVEDLIQDLDNAIFHATGYKKPYGKGKHVAEPVLSSSLDRSNGELRKRVIGIVGSSALLVEQSKLERLGFEVVTFSHIEDLQKVTNVNWDIVYVEEANEDVLNIAKEVKPTLLWSRKPITHEDAAIISGVSLYEAVVNIRSGKDFSTSLVSV, encoded by the coding sequence ATGAGTACACCATTCCATACGTTCGGTCCTGAAACGAATTTGCTTCACGGCGGTCAAGAACCGGATCCAGCTACAGGGTCCCGCGCTGTACCGATTTATCAGACGACATCGTATGTTTTCAATGATACGGAACATGCTCAAAATCTTTTTTCGCTTGCGGAACCTGGAAACATTTATTCACGCATCGGAAACCCGACCGTCGATGTATTTGAACAACGACTCGCTCTTCTTGAGGACGGGGCCGCGGCGGTGGCGACAGCATCAGGTATGTCTGCGATCACGATGGCTATTCTGAATGTCGCTAAAGCCGGTGATGATATTGTGACTTCAACAAACCTCTATGGAGGGACCTACAATTTGTTTGTCCACACCCTCCCCCGCTATGGGATCAATGTCCATTTTGTTGAAGAAGATGATCCGGAATCATTCGCCAAGGCGATTACTCCTCATACAAAAGCGATTTTTGCTGAAACGATCGGTAATCCGAGCTTGAATGTATTGGACATTGAAGCGATTGCAGATGTCGCTCATGACCACCACATCCCTCTCATCATTGATAATACATTCGCTACCCCATATGTCTGTAGACCGATTGATTGGGGTGCTGACATCGTAGTGCACTCGGCCACTAAATGGATTGGCGGACATGGCACGGCTATTGGAGGTGTTGTCGTTGATAGTGGACGTTTCAACTGGAATCATGAAAAATTCCCAGGATTTACGGAGCCTGATGAAAGCTATAACGGCATCCGATTCGGGATCGATGTAGGTCCCGCTGCTTTCGCCATAAAATTACGCGTACAGCTGCTTCGAGACATAGGGGCATGTCTCAGCCCACAAAACGCTTTCTTACTTTTGCAGGGTTTGGAAACTTTACACTTGCGAGTGAAAACACATGCCGATCAGGCTTTGGAAATTGCCGAATATTTGAACCATCACGAAGGGGTTGAATGGGTGAATTATCCAGGCTTGAAGGATCACCCCACTTATTCCCTGGCAAAAAAATATTTCCACTACGGTCATGGATCGATCGTTGTTTTCGGAATTAAAGGAGGGCGTGAAGCAGGACGCAAACTAATTGATCAAAGCACCATCTGGTCGCATGTAGCAAACGTCGGAGATGCTAAATCTTTAATCATCCACCCGGCCTCTACAACCCACCAGCAATTAAGCGATGAAAACTTGAGTAAATCAGGTGTAACAGAAGAACTTGTCCGCTTGTCTGTCGGGTTAGAGTCTGTAGAAGATTTAATTCAGGACCTGGACAACGCCATTTTCCACGCCACTGGATATAAGAAACCCTACGGGAAAGGCAAGCATGTGGCAGAGCCTGTTTTATCTTCCTCCCTGGATCGTTCGAACGGGGAATTGAGAAAAAGAGTAATCGGAATTGTTGGCTCAAGTGCTCTTCTTGTAGAGCAGAGCAAGCTGGAAAGACTGGGATTCGAAGTTGTTACCTTCTCTCACATTGAAGATCTTCAAAAAGTAACGAATGTCAACTGGGATATTGTCTATGTGGAGGAAGCAAATGAGGATGTCTTGAACATAGCGAAGGAAGTTAAACCAACCCTTCTATGGTCACGTAAACCAATCACTCACGAAGATGCAGCCATCATTTCAGGGGTAAGCCTTTATGAGGCTGTTGTGAATATCCGGTCAGGGAAAGATTTTTCCACTTCCCTCGTATCAGTCTAG
- a CDS encoding polysaccharide deacetylase family protein, whose protein sequence is MRQPIIYTILFVLLTASGCSFIANANEESGEKTGNQEMYKVSIETDINEYEEYHMTAHYPQTPNNQIDQTIIDYVNQQKALFKQESYKSKQKNDGSQSHELHIDFEVIHQNQRFFVVRFIETMDLGEDGVMTNQTIMNFDKKNGKALSLEELFKEDIYYVDRLHSWTKEKLIDAGEEHSKILDKLEAKPEFYENIAMTGEGVLVFLDDPANGEPFRVMIEKDKVSKLLRSEYKDAIKETPEATSDPTTEDQGSDMKYQDFSLENHLHEEGKEVALTFDDGPHPEVTRKILDVLDKYEAKASFFMIGKRVGYYPEVTQEVSERGHEIGNHTWNHPRLSRLSDDQIHQQISSTQTILEQVTGQKVDLLRLPFGNMPSASYQGEGNVVPWTIYSEKWEDLKPEAVAEDILSEVEDGSIILLHDLQLSTVETVDLLLEKLTAKGYKVVPVSHFSDKQENRSVLD, encoded by the coding sequence ATGAGACAACCGATTATATATACCATTTTGTTTGTTTTGTTGACGGCGTCCGGCTGTTCTTTCATTGCAAATGCTAATGAAGAGTCGGGAGAGAAGACGGGTAATCAGGAAATGTATAAAGTGAGTATAGAAACAGATATCAATGAATACGAAGAGTATCACATGACTGCGCATTATCCACAAACACCGAATAACCAAATTGACCAAACTATTATAGATTATGTGAATCAGCAGAAAGCTTTGTTTAAACAAGAAAGCTATAAAAGTAAGCAAAAAAATGATGGAAGCCAGTCGCATGAACTGCACATTGATTTTGAAGTCATTCATCAAAACCAACGTTTTTTTGTTGTGAGGTTTATAGAAACCATGGACCTTGGTGAAGACGGCGTCATGACCAACCAAACCATCATGAATTTCGATAAGAAAAATGGCAAAGCTTTGTCGCTGGAAGAATTATTCAAAGAAGACATCTATTATGTTGATCGTCTTCACTCCTGGACGAAAGAGAAATTGATAGATGCCGGTGAAGAACACTCGAAGATTCTGGATAAGCTTGAGGCTAAACCTGAATTCTACGAAAATATCGCTATGACGGGTGAAGGAGTCCTTGTATTTTTAGATGATCCAGCTAATGGGGAACCATTTCGTGTGATGATCGAAAAGGATAAAGTATCTAAACTTCTTCGTTCAGAGTACAAAGATGCCATTAAAGAGACGCCTGAAGCAACGTCTGATCCCACTACCGAGGATCAGGGAAGCGATATGAAATACCAGGATTTTTCTTTAGAAAACCATCTGCATGAGGAAGGGAAAGAAGTGGCATTAACCTTCGATGATGGTCCTCATCCGGAAGTGACTAGAAAAATCCTTGATGTACTGGACAAGTATGAAGCGAAAGCCTCTTTCTTCATGATCGGAAAACGTGTGGGTTACTATCCCGAAGTGACTCAGGAAGTGAGTGAACGCGGGCACGAAATTGGCAACCATACGTGGAATCACCCCCGTTTGAGTCGCTTGTCTGATGACCAAATCCATCAGCAGATCTCATCGACTCAAACGATTTTGGAACAAGTGACCGGACAGAAGGTAGATTTACTGCGATTACCTTTTGGAAACATGCCTTCTGCCAGCTATCAAGGAGAAGGTAATGTTGTTCCGTGGACCATCTATTCTGAAAAATGGGAAGACCTAAAACCGGAAGCGGTAGCTGAAGATATTCTTTCTGAAGTAGAAGATGGTTCCATTATTTTGCTTCATGACCTTCAACTTTCTACAGTGGAAACCGTAGATCTTTTATTGGAAAAACTGACAGCTAAAGGATATAAAGTCGTTCCTGTCAGTCATTTTAGTGATAAACAAGAAAACCGTTCCGTTTTGGATTAA
- a CDS encoding DUF2188 domain-containing protein translates to MKQYSVVPNKDVTGWFVKIEDVAPTDLYDERDTAVAKAEEIAKENKPSKLQILDQNHEVEEERTY, encoded by the coding sequence ATGAAACAATATAGTGTTGTACCTAATAAAGATGTAACCGGCTGGTTTGTAAAAATTGAAGATGTCGCTCCGACAGATCTTTATGATGAGCGTGATACTGCGGTTGCTAAAGCAGAAGAAATCGCAAAGGAAAACAAACCGAGCAAACTTCAAATCTTGGATCAAAACCATGAAGTTGAAGAAGAGCGCACCTACTAA
- a CDS encoding DUF4166 domain-containing protein, with the protein MKSIFHRALGEQFHNLHPELQKKYGLTSKQNLMILGQGRMTEIRGTHPLLRPFLQVGTKDHLVFAERGKDVPFTLENYIYVDERGRETISWIRRFFFPYSIRGFDAAMRFDEEKGCIVDDLGKTGLLQTELDIHVTAEGGLYMESKAMNLDGLMSMANPTTSVYEHYDEEEGAFRVHVHTEHPLLGTLLMYEGTVHTEFLPMTFNNIPERGVLD; encoded by the coding sequence ATGAAATCGATTTTTCATCGAGCACTGGGTGAGCAATTCCATAATCTTCATCCAGAGCTTCAAAAGAAGTACGGATTAACGAGTAAACAAAATCTAATGATCCTTGGACAAGGGAGAATGACTGAAATCAGAGGGACACATCCATTACTGCGACCTTTCCTTCAGGTGGGAACAAAAGATCATCTTGTGTTTGCAGAACGAGGGAAAGATGTGCCATTCACCCTTGAGAATTATATCTATGTAGATGAAAGAGGACGAGAGACGATCAGTTGGATTCGAAGGTTTTTCTTCCCTTACTCTATTCGAGGTTTTGATGCAGCAATGCGATTCGATGAAGAGAAAGGTTGTATCGTTGATGATCTCGGAAAGACAGGGCTTCTACAAACAGAGCTCGACATCCATGTCACTGCAGAAGGCGGACTTTATATGGAGTCTAAAGCAATGAATCTAGATGGACTCATGTCTATGGCCAATCCGACGACCAGTGTATACGAGCATTATGATGAAGAGGAAGGAGCTTTTCGGGTGCATGTACACACGGAGCACCCGCTCTTAGGAACGCTTCTCATGTATGAAGGGACAGTCCATACGGAATTTTTACCAATGACTTTTAACAATATACCTGAACGCGGCGTCTTAGACTGA
- the rpiA gene encoding ribose 5-phosphate isomerase A, translated as MKWKNNLADQLVWSGEISNRDRKEKVAQQVSRFVKDGDVVGIGSGSTSFLALEKIAKRVAEEKLDILAVPTSKEAEMNCSYYGLTTTSLLNHRPDWGFDGADEVDGEHRLIKGRGGALFAEKLVMASAEKTYILVDESKHVEKLGEKFAVPLEVDPRAVHLVETALQTFTCDHIQLRMATAKDGPVMTEAGNVIIDVRFADIHDTLEKELSAIPGVIETGLFIGYSVEILTV; from the coding sequence GTGAAATGGAAGAATAATCTAGCTGATCAGCTGGTCTGGTCAGGGGAGATTTCAAATCGTGATCGAAAAGAAAAAGTCGCCCAGCAAGTGAGCCGGTTTGTTAAGGATGGAGATGTCGTCGGCATCGGCTCAGGATCGACATCATTTCTTGCTCTCGAAAAGATTGCTAAAAGAGTGGCGGAGGAAAAGCTGGATATATTAGCTGTTCCTACTTCTAAGGAGGCAGAAATGAACTGCAGTTATTATGGACTGACGACGACTTCTCTTCTCAATCACCGGCCGGATTGGGGATTTGATGGCGCGGACGAGGTAGATGGAGAACACCGTCTCATCAAAGGAAGAGGGGGCGCCCTTTTTGCAGAGAAGCTTGTAATGGCAAGCGCTGAAAAAACGTATATTTTAGTAGATGAAAGCAAGCATGTTGAAAAGCTTGGGGAGAAGTTTGCGGTTCCATTAGAAGTGGATCCACGAGCGGTTCATCTTGTAGAAACAGCCCTTCAGACTTTTACGTGTGATCACATTCAGCTGCGTATGGCGACAGCGAAGGATGGTCCGGTTATGACCGAAGCCGGCAATGTGATTATCGACGTCAGGTTTGCTGATATACACGATACGCTGGAAAAAGAGTTGAGCGCGATCCCAGGTGTTATAGAAACGGGGCTTTTCATTGGGTATTCCGTGGAAATTTTAACAGTATGA
- a CDS encoding RQC-minor-2 family DNA-binding protein, with protein sequence MGLPNRIAYQDQRYPYVVLAPIGKKNKQIRSIGHKFERGLLSRLNDAIVDQINDKALDVANIRPYLGLSGKAVLPVSFEKEETIHPHLLRPELFLWRSLSEEHGLPLKEEFLYSTDFTQLSSEQLYEHVGEVLEDYLFLSHISEYDRKDWIDKISAAFHNHPIVRLFHEKRDVIDAVEVMNQSALLSVLNYPEDVAYWRHRVNIVMRPFRTLPADWLEGREGSCPHNKSLAFLSKERCICCTCERCDYTLLYYIDEDRVALEEEFDVERATKRVITIEKQFNEIAVQNQRLLEQLIQLRGLKKQLTVARKTLDESLDVVRQIQRYQRKTEGMESHPLLYMYDKLNRSRIPERITESELIWLSGIELDDVRMLKELRDWQKIVPENVYPMTSHVLEELKNKLSEVRYEENDVIITVKGRSLTYAETQQVLDLIYYYGTDYPAHTLVQVLAGKATNKLRQLHLHETRWFGILSSWPEKHIQKLFNQLEKQGWLMKQQKGYSISDYAEEVM encoded by the coding sequence ATGGGACTGCCAAACAGGATTGCTTACCAGGATCAACGATACCCGTATGTAGTACTTGCACCGATCGGAAAGAAGAACAAACAAATCCGGTCGATTGGACATAAATTTGAACGGGGGTTACTATCCAGGCTTAACGACGCAATCGTGGATCAAATCAACGACAAAGCTCTTGATGTTGCAAACATTCGCCCCTACCTAGGGTTGTCAGGGAAAGCTGTCCTACCGGTTTCTTTTGAAAAAGAAGAGACGATCCATCCACACTTGTTGCGCCCAGAATTGTTTTTATGGAGGTCCTTGTCGGAAGAACATGGACTACCTTTAAAAGAGGAGTTTTTATACAGTACAGATTTTACCCAGCTCTCCTCGGAACAACTTTATGAACACGTAGGGGAAGTGCTTGAGGACTATCTGTTTTTATCACATATAAGTGAATACGACCGCAAGGATTGGATTGATAAAATATCTGCTGCTTTTCACAATCACCCGATCGTACGATTGTTCCATGAGAAAAGGGATGTCATTGATGCAGTTGAAGTCATGAATCAATCTGCTCTCCTATCGGTTCTTAATTACCCGGAGGATGTGGCCTACTGGCGTCACAGAGTCAACATCGTTATGCGTCCTTTCCGCACTTTACCAGCAGATTGGTTGGAAGGAAGGGAAGGGAGTTGTCCGCATAATAAATCGCTCGCCTTTCTCTCAAAGGAGCGGTGCATCTGTTGCACTTGTGAAAGATGTGATTATACCCTTCTTTATTACATTGATGAAGACAGAGTTGCTCTTGAAGAAGAATTCGATGTGGAACGAGCGACGAAACGAGTCATTACCATTGAGAAACAATTCAATGAAATCGCTGTACAAAACCAGCGCCTCCTTGAACAACTGATTCAATTAAGGGGGTTGAAAAAACAGTTGACTGTCGCCAGAAAAACGCTCGATGAAAGTTTAGATGTTGTCAGACAGATTCAACGTTATCAGCGTAAAACAGAAGGTATGGAATCGCATCCACTCCTCTACATGTATGATAAATTAAACCGGAGTCGAATCCCTGAACGTATAACGGAATCTGAGCTGATATGGCTTTCCGGAATAGAGCTCGACGACGTAAGAATGTTGAAAGAACTCCGGGATTGGCAGAAGATTGTTCCGGAAAATGTATATCCGATGACCAGCCACGTCTTAGAAGAGTTGAAAAATAAATTGAGTGAGGTTCGCTATGAAGAGAATGATGTAATCATTACCGTCAAAGGAAGATCGCTGACCTATGCAGAAACTCAACAAGTGCTGGACTTGATCTACTATTACGGAACCGATTACCCGGCCCATACCTTAGTACAAGTGCTTGCTGGAAAAGCAACCAACAAACTTAGGCAACTCCACCTGCATGAAACACGATGGTTTGGCATCCTTTCCAGTTGGCCTGAAAAACATATTCAAAAACTTTTCAACCAGCTTGAAAAACAAGGATGGCTTATGAAACAACAAAAAGGCTATTCCATCAGCGACTACGCAGAAGAGGTCATGTAA